TTCTGTTCGGCATCTACATCCCAGAACTGTTTCCGACCGAAGTGCGCTTGCGCGCTTCCGGCATCGTCAACACGCTGGGGCGCGGCGCCACGATCGTCACGCCGTTCCTCGTCGTGTCGCTGTTCGAGTCGCGCGGCGTGGCAGGCGTGATGGCGCTGATGATCGGCCTGCTCGTGGTCCAGATCATCACAGTATGGGCCCTCGGCATCGAGCCGCGGCATCGCAGTCTCGAAGAGCTCAAGGCGGAGGAATCGGCTTCGCCGGTGCTGAAGGAAGCCTCCTGAGCCGAATGAGCTCGGCCTGCATGGTTCGAGACGCCCGCTTCGGCGGGCTCCTCACCATGAGGGTCTGACGTCTCTCCGCACAACGCGACTTCATCCTGAGGGCCCGCCATAGGCGGGCGTCTCGAAGGATGGGCCGCGCGAAAGCTCGTCGCCACGTTCCTCATGCGCCAGCCCCGCCCCGACCGGCGGGCAGATCTGGTTCCCGTTGCGCCGCCTCCTCATCCCGCTCCCGCCATTGCATGTTCGGCGCCTCGATCGGTTCGCCGGGACGATGAGATGCAAGGGAGCTCGTGATGACCGTAGACGCCGCTGACCTGAACTACGGCTCGATCGGCGCGCTGCTGGACGCCCTGCACGCGCGCAAAATATCTGCGTCGGAGTTGCTCGCGCATACGATTGCGCGCATCGAGGCTCTGGACGTACCGATCAACGCCATCATCGTTCGCGATTTCGATCGCGCAAGGGACGCCGCACGCGCCGCCGATGCCGCGCTTGGCCGCGGCGATCGACTGCCGCTGCTCGGCATCCCCGTCACCTTGAAGGAGCCGTTCAACGTCGCCGGCCTGCCGACCACGTGGGGCTTTCCGCAGTTCAAGGATTTTCGGCCGGCGGAAGATGCCCTTGTCGTCGCGCGGTTGAAGGCTGCCGGCGCCGTCATCATCGGCAAGACCAACATCCCGATCGGTCTGCGGGATTTCCAGAGTTACAACGAAATCTACGGAGCGACGAACAACCCGTGGGACCTCGGCCGGTCGCCCGGCGGCTCCTCCGGCGGATCAGGAGCGGCGCTGGCCGCGGGTTTCGGTCCGCTCTCGATCGGCTCGGATATCGGCGGCTCGATCCGGGTGCCCGCACACTTCTGCGGCGTATTCGGACACAAGCCGAGCCTCGGCCTGGTCCCGCTGCGCGGCTACAGCCTGCCGCCTGCACCGCCCGTCCCAGGCCAGGGCGATCTGGCTGTCGTTGGACCGATGACGCGAACCGCCCCGGACCTCGCTCTGTCGCTCGATGTGATTGCCGGCCCCGACGAGACGCGCGACGGTGTCGGCTACCGCCTTGCCCTGCCCGCCCCGCGCCACGACCAGCTCAGAAATTTCAGGATTCTCGTGATCGACACGCATCCGCTGATGCCGACTGGAGACGCCGTGCGCTCAGCCATCAGGCGATTGGCGGACCGGCTGGGCAAAGCGGGGGCGCGGGTCGCGCGTTCGAGCGCATCGCTGCCTGATCTCGCCGAATCCGCCCGGCTCTACATGAGGCTGTTGAACGGCGCGCGAAGTCCGCGCCTGACCCCGGCCGCCCTTGCAGACGCGCAGGGCCTTGCCGCCGCACTCCCACCCGATGACCGCAGCTTGCAGGCCGAACGCGCACGCGGCTGGGGCATGCTTCATCGCGAATGGCTCGCGGCTGACGCGGCGCGTCTGCAGCTGCAACAGAAATGGTACGAACTGTTCCGCGAGTTCGATGCGGTGATCTACCCCGCCGCCGCCGTGCCGGCCTTTCCACAGGACCAGTCCGAGCCGTTCGACGCACGGCAACTGGACATCGATGGAAAGCTCTACCCCTACGCCGATGCGTGCTTCATCTGGGCCGATCCCGCTTCGACCTGCGGTCTGCCGGCGACCGCCGTTCCGATCGAGCGCACGGCTTCTGGCCTTCCGGTCGGCGTGCAGATCATCGGTCCCTATCTCGAAGATCGCACGACGATTGCGCTAGCAGGGCTGATCGAGCGCGAGTTCGGCGGGTTCGTGCCGCCGCCGGCGCTGTCTTTCGCCCAATCCGGACGATCATGATCCGGCGCCAGCGGCGAATACGGGGAACGTCGATCGAAAGCAGCGAGAGGGCCGCCGGCAACAACACGAAACCCGCCGGCGGAAGTATTCCGCGCACAAGAAGAACGACACCAAGAGCAATACGAATTCCGCGCCGCCTTGGGATGCGCAGGCGTCGCTTCCCAATGCGCAGATATGACGGCGCCGCGTCAATTGCCTTCGACATCATCGGGCACGGCGAGGCCGGCGAGCGCGAGAGAAGCAAGACGTTCCGCCTCCTCGAGGGTCGCTGCGATACGAAAACGTATTCCCAACGCTGCAGCGAGCCCCTTGCCCTGCGCACGCTTGGCGAGCCGAGTCTCCATGTCCGGCTCCACGCTGAATATTCCAACGCATCTCTCGGCCAATCGCGCCTTGTTCGCCTTCAGAAACAGGGCCCGCAGTTTCTGGTCCTCGTGATCCTCCTGTTCGGCCGAGTTTGGAAACAGCAGGGCGAAAGCTGATCCCTGGCTCAACAAGGCGTCGAACTCCCTCACCCAGGTCGGGCCGTAACCGCGCGGCAGCTCGCGCCCGAACAAGACGACCAGCGGAAAGCGCGACACGTCATGCAGCGTGAATTCTTCAAGCTTCATCTTAATCCTCCGGAAGCAAGCAGCAGAACTAGAACCGCGACGTCGCGCCCAAGCCGACAATCCGCCCCTGCCCGACGCGGACCGACTGTACCGTTGGCCCAAAACTCTGGCCGAACGTCTCATAGCGCTCATCGAGCAGATTGTTGGCGAAGAGATAGGCTTCGAAGTTGCTCACCTTCCAACCCATCCGCCCGTTGACGACGCCGTAGGACGCAAGGTCGAAACTGTTGGCCACATCGGCGGCGCGCGCTCCGACGAATTGATAGTTTCCGCGGACGTAGAAATCTCCGTTCAAGCGGATCGCCGCGGCCGACACCTGGTATTGAAAGCCGACATTGGCCGTGACCGGCGCAACGTTCGGGACGCGCCCGCCGTTCTTTGCACCGGTGGTGCTCCCTGCGGGAACGTTGACGAGCTCGGCATGGGTCAGCCCGATGCCGCCGGACAGATCGAGGTTGGGAGCAACCCGCAAGGTGGCTTCGAGCTCTCCGCCCCAGGATTGGTAGTCGA
This genomic stretch from Bradyrhizobium sp. CCGB12 harbors:
- a CDS encoding amidase — its product is MTVDAADLNYGSIGALLDALHARKISASELLAHTIARIEALDVPINAIIVRDFDRARDAARAADAALGRGDRLPLLGIPVTLKEPFNVAGLPTTWGFPQFKDFRPAEDALVVARLKAAGAVIIGKTNIPIGLRDFQSYNEIYGATNNPWDLGRSPGGSSGGSGAALAAGFGPLSIGSDIGGSIRVPAHFCGVFGHKPSLGLVPLRGYSLPPAPPVPGQGDLAVVGPMTRTAPDLALSLDVIAGPDETRDGVGYRLALPAPRHDQLRNFRILVIDTHPLMPTGDAVRSAIRRLADRLGKAGARVARSSASLPDLAESARLYMRLLNGARSPRLTPAALADAQGLAAALPPDDRSLQAERARGWGMLHREWLAADAARLQLQQKWYELFREFDAVIYPAAAVPAFPQDQSEPFDARQLDIDGKLYPYADACFIWADPASTCGLPATAVPIERTASGLPVGVQIIGPYLEDRTTIALAGLIEREFGGFVPPPALSFAQSGRS